In Dama dama isolate Ldn47 chromosome 9, ASM3311817v1, whole genome shotgun sequence, the following proteins share a genomic window:
- the CYSTM1 gene encoding cysteine-rich and transmembrane domain-containing protein 1 gives MNQGNPPPYPGPGPTAPYPPYPSQPMGPGVYPPGPPGGPYPPPQGGYPYQGYPQYGWQGGPQEPPKTTVYVVERERKTEDSGCQAALAACWAALCCCCLLESLD, from the exons ATGAACCAAGGGAACCCTCCGCCGTATCCGGGCCCTGGTCCGACGGCCCCATATCCCCCTTATCCATCACAACCGATGGGGCCTGGAGTCTACCCTCCAGGACCTCCAGGGGGACCCTACCCACCTCCTCAGGGCGGGTACCCCTACCAAGGATACCCACAGTACGGCTGGCAGGGCGGACCTCAGGAGCCTCCTAAAACCACAG tgtACGTGGTGGAGCGGGAAAGGAAGACGGAAGACAGCGGGTGTCAGGCGGCTCTGGCCGCCTGCTGGgctgctctctgctgctgctgcctcctgGAAAGCCTGGACTGA